Proteins from one Clostridium cellulovorans 743B genomic window:
- a CDS encoding FG-GAP repeat domain-containing protein, with translation MKFKVLFLRRKYIYYTVILILTLILIFLYFITKPKETIATFTISKPEEAVKADFDGDGDNELLIISSNQGKFNLQITSNTKNIHINPDKVPNTLGNQLNYWHLRIILLDVNRDNLPEILLQGYNEKKPIQHIFAIEENDYIPLLSTTNNILGVLNVYSNKTPIVFTGNLINGDIKFNANLMLLNNVKSVSGTYEASFAGRDTIISFIKFIEAFPYTELLLPKKLDSGLLSTSDYNVINKLFKSGKRFVFQDGFFSDRKYDKDGEISELNWILNFKTVTPNAQNSEESCILNLILKSSKDTSYHYKISSIKLEEKK, from the coding sequence ATGAAGTTTAAAGTGTTGTTTCTAAGAAGAAAATATATATACTACACAGTAATTCTTATTCTTACATTAATATTAATTTTCCTTTATTTTATAACAAAGCCTAAGGAGACTATAGCAACCTTTACCATTTCAAAGCCAGAAGAAGCTGTAAAAGCTGATTTTGATGGTGACGGCGATAACGAACTCCTTATAATCAGCTCAAACCAAGGAAAATTCAATCTTCAGATCACCTCAAACACAAAAAATATACATATAAATCCCGATAAAGTTCCTAACACCTTAGGAAATCAACTTAACTATTGGCATTTGAGAATTATCCTTTTAGATGTAAATAGAGACAATCTCCCAGAGATTCTTCTTCAAGGCTATAATGAAAAAAAACCTATTCAACATATTTTTGCTATAGAAGAAAATGATTATATTCCTTTACTATCAACTACAAATAATATTTTAGGAGTTTTAAATGTATATTCTAATAAAACGCCGATAGTTTTTACAGGAAATCTTATAAACGGTGATATAAAGTTTAATGCCAATTTAATGCTCTTAAACAACGTTAAATCTGTTTCAGGAACTTACGAAGCCTCCTTCGCTGGAAGAGACACTATTATATCCTTTATAAAATTTATCGAAGCTTTTCCTTATACAGAACTTCTACTTCCCAAAAAACTTGACTCAGGCCTTCTCTCAACATCAGATTATAATGTCATAAATAAACTTTTTAAAAGTGGGAAAAGATTTGTTTTTCAAGATGGGTTCTTTTCAGATAGGAAATACGATAAAGATGGAGAAATAAGTGAACTTAATTGGATTTTAAATTTTAAAACTGTTACTCCTAATGCTCAAAATTCAGAAGAAAGCTGTATTTTAAATTTAATACTGAAATCATCTAAAGATACCTCTTATCACTATAAGATTTCTTCAATCAAATTAGAAGAAAAAAAGTAA